The genomic region TGGGTTCTTCAAGAAGGACCTGTTTTTTAGCGATTTCAAAGCCCTTTTCTTTTAAGGCGTTGACGATTTCCGTAGCAGACACGGAACCATAAAGGCGGTCTTCTTCTACCACACGCTGAGGGATTTCAAGTTCAACTTCGTTAAGACGTTCAGCTTCAGACATGAGCTTGCGGCGAATGCGTTCGGCCTTGGCCAGGATTATCTGGCGTTCTCTTTCAATGGCCTTAAGGCTTTTTTTGCTGGCCGGGATAGCCAAGCCTTTTGGGATTAAATAATTACGGGCGTAACCCGGTTTAACGGTAACTACATCTCCAGGGGCGCCTAAATTGGGAACATATTCTTTAAGGATAACCTGCATGGGTAACCTCCTATCTCACGAACTCTGCGTCTTCAATGTCAGCAATAAAAGGCAAGAGGGCCATAATGCGAGCCCGTTTAATAGCTGTGGTTAGCTGACGCTGATGTTTAGCACAAGTGCCAGTCTGCCGACGGGGAATAATTTTGCCTCTTTCGGTGATAAAGGCCTTGAGTATTTCGGGTTCTTTATAGTCAATCTTCAAATTGGGATCAGCGCAAAAACGACATATTTTTTTACGCGGATAAAACCGACGACGTCTTACTGTGCTTTGGGTATCGTTGGCCATGATTTCCTCCTTTACGCAGCTAGAGTTTCTGGTTCGTATTTTTCGTCAAGCTTGACCACGATAAACCGCATAATTCTTTCGTCTATACGGAAAGTCTGTTCAAGCTTAGGCGGAGTTTGGGCCGGCGCCGCAAACTCCATGAGGTAATAGTAACCCTGACGCTTTTTCTCAATGGGATAGGCAAGTTTTCGCATGCCCCAATCGTCTTGCTTGAGGACTTCGCCACCGTCTTGCTGGATAATTTGCGAGATTTTCTCTACGATTTCGTCTTTGGCGTCAGTATGATCCGGGTGGATCACAAAAAGGGTTTCGTACTTACGTAACTTCTCTGCCATACTTTCCTCCTTTTGGACTTATTTTAGGCCCCTTGCGGAGCAAGGAGGTGCCTTCTCTAATTTAATAAAAATTTTGGTGGGCGGTGCTGGATTCGAACCAGCGACTTCCACCGTGTGAGGATGACGCTCTACCACTGAGCTAACCGCCCACCTTCGTTCAAATATAAATTAGTTAAACATATTTGCAAGAGCCGAGAAAATCTATAACCCCTATTCAATTTCTTCAAGAAAAGAAGAAAGTTTGGCCTTGACTTCAGCCAGGGCTTTGCCCCGGTGGCTTAGCTTGTTTTTTTCGTCAAGGGGAAGTTCAGCTGCGGTTTTGCCAAGCTCTGGTACTAAAAATATAGGGTCATAACCAAAGCCTTTATCTCCCCGGGGTTCAAGGGAAATTAAGCCTTCCCAAATGCCTTCAGCGGAAAACCACTTGCCGCTAGGGTGATACACCACCATTACGCATTTAAACCTGGCCGTGCGTTTTTCTGGGGGCACACCTTCAAGCTCTTTGAGTAGTTTTTCTATGTTTTTCCGGTCATCGCCGTGGACACCTGCGTATCTGGCGGAGTAAACCCCTGGTGCGCCGCCTAACGCATCTACTTCAATACCAGAGTCGTCAGCCAGAGCCATCTGGCCAGTGGCCTCGGCTATCTCTTTGGCTTTTTTAAAAGCATTTTCAAAAAAAGTTTTCCCCGTTTCCTCCACCTCTGGAACTTCAGGAAACTCATCTAGACCTTTGACCTCAACCGGCAGGCCTTCAAGAGAAGCTTTAATTTCTCTCACTTTTCCGGGGTTTCTTGTGGCGAGGACAAGTATTTTTTTAGGCATTTTCAAGCACCTTTTGTTGGATTTGGGCAAGTTCATTTATGCCCTTTAAGGCCAGGTCTTTCATTTTTTCAAAGGTTTCCCAGGAGAAGGGTTCTTTTTCCGCGGTGGTCTGGATTTCTACGATGTGGCCTTCAGCCGTCATAACGAAGTTAGCGTCTATTTCGGCCAGCGAGTCTTCTTCGTAGTTTAAGTCAAGAAGTACTTCACCGGTCACTTGCCCACAGCTTATGGCTGCCAGCTGATGTTTCATCGGGTCCTGGGTCAAAACTTCTTCTTTTAAGAGCTTTTTGAAGGCAAGTGCCAGGGCCACCCAGGCTCCGGTAATGGAAGCGGTCCGCGTGCCGCCATCGGCCTGCATGACGTCGCAATCAACCCAGAAAGTCCTTTCGCCAAGAAGGGTGAGGTCAACCACGGCCCGGAGGGAGCGGCCGATGAGGCGCTGAATTTCGTAGGAGCGACCTTTTTTGCCTGTAGCACTTTCGCGCGGAGTGCGCTGGTGCGTTGAGCGAGGAAGCATGGCGTATTCTGCCGTTATCCAGCCCATACCGGTGTCTTTTAAAAACGGAGGCACTTTTTCTTCCACCGAGACGCTGCAAATAACTTTGGTTTCACCAAGCTCCATGAGCACCGAGCCTTCGGCGTACTTTAAGTAATGAGGTGTTATTTTTACCGGCCTTATTTCGTCAGGTCTTCGTCCGTCCTTGCGCATAGCTTTAAACCTTTGCCAAATATCTTATTTAAGAGACTGCTTCGCCCTGCGGGCTCGCAGTGACAAATGTAGCCAGGGCTCGCAGTGACAAATGAAGTAAAGACTTGCCGTGACAGGATGGGAAAGGCTCGCTGTGACAAGGAAGAGAAAAAATTCGCAGTGACAACCCAACAATCATGCGAGCCACGCCCTTCTGTTTTGTCATTGCGAGCCACGTCCCTCTATCTCGTCATTGCGAGCCACGTCCCTCTATCTCGTCATTGCGAGCCACGAAGTGGCGAAGCAATCCCTGTCCCGAGCGCTAGCGAAGGGATCTCTGTCGCCAGGCACCAGCAGCAAATTAATCCCTATTGTAAAGCGCTGGTGGCGCGCGGCGATCTACCTCATATTTTTTTGAATTTTGAAAGATCTTATATCTTTTTTTTACCAATACTTTTACGAGAGTCAAATCTTTCGGTGAGGATTAGAGAAAATTCAAGTTCTATGACTTTGGCAGGGCAGCCTTTTAGGCAATTCAAGCAACGGATACATTCAACGCTATTTAATTCTTCGGGAATTTTTAGGCCCATGGGGCAAACCTTTTCACAAATATCACAGTCAAGGCAGGCCTTCTCGTGCCACTTAAGTTTGAATAAGCCGACCTTGTTGAAAAGGCCGTAAATAAGGCCGAGAGGGCACAAAACCTTGCAAAAAAAGCGAAAATAGAACACGCAAAGCGTGAGAATGGTTAGTAAGAGGGCTACCTTCCAGTAGAACAGGCTTTTTACCAGGGCGGCCAGC from Thermodesulfatator indicus DSM 15286 harbors:
- the rplI gene encoding 50S ribosomal protein L9, whose protein sequence is MQVILKEYVPNLGAPGDVVTVKPGYARNYLIPKGLAIPASKKSLKAIERERQIILAKAERIRRKLMSEAERLNEVELEIPQRVVEEDRLYGSVSATEIVNALKEKGFEIAKKQVLLEEPIKKLGEYVVPIKLSADVTAHIKVKVVPLS
- the rpsR gene encoding 30S ribosomal protein S18, producing MANDTQSTVRRRRFYPRKKICRFCADPNLKIDYKEPEILKAFITERGKIIPRRQTGTCAKHQRQLTTAIKRARIMALLPFIADIEDAEFVR
- the rpsF gene encoding 30S ribosomal protein S6, which translates into the protein MAEKLRKYETLFVIHPDHTDAKDEIVEKISQIIQQDGGEVLKQDDWGMRKLAYPIEKKRQGYYYLMEFAAPAQTPPKLEQTFRIDERIMRFIVVKLDEKYEPETLAA
- a CDS encoding XTP/dITP diphosphatase is translated as MPKKILVLATRNPGKVREIKASLEGLPVEVKGLDEFPEVPEVEETGKTFFENAFKKAKEIAEATGQMALADDSGIEVDALGGAPGVYSARYAGVHGDDRKNIEKLLKELEGVPPEKRTARFKCVMVVYHPSGKWFSAEGIWEGLISLEPRGDKGFGYDPIFLVPELGKTAAELPLDEKNKLSHRGKALAEVKAKLSSFLEEIE
- the rph gene encoding ribonuclease PH, whose product is MRKDGRRPDEIRPVKITPHYLKYAEGSVLMELGETKVICSVSVEEKVPPFLKDTGMGWITAEYAMLPRSTHQRTPRESATGKKGRSYEIQRLIGRSLRAVVDLTLLGERTFWVDCDVMQADGGTRTASITGAWVALALAFKKLLKEEVLTQDPMKHQLAAISCGQVTGEVLLDLNYEEDSLAEIDANFVMTAEGHIVEIQTTAEKEPFSWETFEKMKDLALKGINELAQIQQKVLENA